Genomic DNA from Lepeophtheirus salmonis chromosome 9, UVic_Lsal_1.4, whole genome shotgun sequence:
ttgtgcTTCTAATTCCTCTGCAAAACCATTTGCTTGAGTCTTGATCGAGTCAATTTCAGTCTTCATTGCACTGATAACAGATTCATGAGCTTTAACCCTTTTAACAAAAAccatgcataattatttatcatcaaataactaaaaaaatctcaaCTTACATGTTCTCTTTTTCGTTTAAAACAGATTCATACATGTTTTCCCAAGACCTACCAGAGTTAATCTCTTCTTGAACGCTATTCACATCACAGTTATCTTCTTGTCCTTCAGCTTTGGGGCGTTCCACTGCAGATGCCAATTGCTCCGACAGTCGATCGTTTTCTTCTATTAATCTAGCAACTTCAGATTCTTTATCCTTAATCGATATAATTAAACTATCTAACGACAATTGTGTTTCTGATGTCTTGAGCTCCATATCCTTCTTTGAGTTGGACAATTCCTGAAAATAACAAGTGTCAGGAGAATAAATAGATGCATAATTTAATTGAGGTGAATACACACTTGAACTGTTTTTGTTAGTTTAGCAATCACATTGGAGCTTTCGTCACTAGCCTGGGACGACGCTTCAAGAGATACAATGTAACTCTTTAATTCATTGATTTTGTCATTTTGTGAGTTACTGACTTCCTCTGATATCTTTTGGTTAGTTGAAAGCTTTTCTTCCAATTTATTCTCGGTCTCTTTAAATTGATTCACCTGAGAGGTAAGTTGAGTAATACGAGACTCTAATTCACTTTTTGCTAATTTCAGCTCTTCTACTTCCTGGTTCAAGGATGCATCCAATGTGGTGGGTTGCTGAGTTGGAGCTATTTGGCTTAATTGATTTTCTAATTCTTGAGTCTTGGCGAGTTGTGTGGTCAAGCGACTCTGAATAAGGGTGCATTCTTTTACACGATTATCTAAACTTTGTTGATGCGAGAGCTGGAGAGCACTCATTTCTTTTTCATGCTTAGAGCGCATTTCATCCATCAACCTTGTGGAATTGTTAGCAACAATTGTTGCTGAATTAAGCTCTTGTCGAAGTTGAACTAACTTATCAGAGATGCTCTTGACACGACTATTCCACTCCGTCAATTCGCTCTCCTTCTCCTGCAACTGCTTTTGCAGACTCTTGACAGATGTTGCagaggaggaagaagaggaggaaGCGGAAAAGGAGGAGGAAGAGTTCGAGTTTTGAACCCATGCTCCGGCCGTGGACGTCTGACCCACTTGCTTGTTGAGCAAGACGTCAATCATGTGTTGGCATTCTCCCTCGTCCATCGACGTCTTCTTCACCATGCACAGGATCTCACTCACACTCCAGGGCTCGCCCCATCctacaacacaaaataaaacataaaggTCAATCCCATGATTGGGCCGCAACTCTTACCGCGCTTCTCCTCCTTGGGACTCGCACTTTGAGTCTTTTTGCTCTTCTTTTGAGCTTTGGGCTGAGGGATGTGCTCCTCTTTGGGGGGAGCAGAGGCTGAGAGGGAGGGGGTCTCCACCTCGATCATcatctcctcctcctcctcctccttcttcttGGGAGTCTCTTCCTCAGACAAATCCTCCTTCCTCGTCCCCTTTTTCCCCGCCCTCACAGTCTTGGCCTTAgactccttcttcttcttggacCCA
This window encodes:
- the LOC121123944 gene encoding uncharacterized protein isoform X6, which codes for MELMVLFVCLLTFLLCGAIILVVSWMGSKERSYEEAVEETKKKCVSPSAGGSAVNGSKKKKESKAKTVRAGKKGTRKEDLSEEETPKKKEEEEEEMMIEVETPSLSASAPPKEEHIPQPKAQKKSKKTQSASPKEEKRGWGEPWSVSEILCMVKKTSMDEGECQHMIDVLLNKQVGQTSTAGAWVQNSNSSSSFSASSSSSSSATSVKSLQKQLQEKESELTEWNSRVKSISDKLVQLRQELNSATIVANNSTRLMDEMRSKHEKEMSALQLSHQQSLDNRVKECTLIQSRLTTQLAKTQELENQLSQIAPTQQPTTLDASLNQEVEELKLAKSELESRITQLTSQVNQFKETENKLEEKLSTNQKISEEVSNSQNDKINELKSYIVSLEASSQASDESSNVIAKLTKTVQELSNSKKDMELKTSETQLSLDSLIISIKDKESEVARLIEENDRLSEQLASAVERPKAEGQEDNCDVNSVQEEINSGRSWENMYESVLNEKENMVKAHESVISAMKTEIDSIKTQANGFAEELEAQRNKNNELREKNWKAMEAVKTAEEKLLAKSKHDIQATNAVSQAQEKLIDEQKQFLSRLLPTAEIPTSDYGTWMSFFEKEFNKTLDNYRLTVNESASTISKLEKQVSDYKSIITDTENMLHQLESSVESEEKNWEHRMRIKEIELDEVKQDKNRLSEKNSALDESINVVKQAEEVTQDYALFILDQKRISNYMQVKLHELQEKLGSEEKEKKELLLRISQLNSLESENSKLNEELSILKSINSDMGERVAKMDLIVNSGQEALQHEQRTVLVMRDQIHNLNKNSTEPHAENGQSLNGKSVNGGSNNNDTAQD
- the LOC121123944 gene encoding uncharacterized protein isoform X1, which produces MELMVLFVCLLTFLLCGAIILVVSWMGSKERSYEEAVEETKKKCVSPSAGGSAVNGSKKKKESKAKTVRAGKKGTRKEDLSEEETPKKKEEEEEEMMIEVETPSLSASAPPKEEHIPQPKAQKKSKKTQSASPKEEKRGWGEPWSVSEILCMVKKTSMDEGECQHMIDVLLNKQVGQTSTAGAWVQNSNSSSSFSASSSSSSSATSVKSLQKQLQEKESELTEWNSRVKSISDKLVQLRQELNSATIVANNSTRLMDEMRSKHEKEMSALQLSHQQSLDNRVKECTLIQSRLTTQLAKTQELENQLSQIAPTQQPTTLDASLNQEVEELKLAKSELESRITQLTSQVNQFKETENKLEEKLSTNQKISEEVSNSQNDKINELKSYIVSLEASSQASDESSNVIAKLTKTVQELSNSKKDMELKTSETQLSLDSLIISIKDKESEVARLIEENDRLSEQLASAVERPKAEGQEDNCDVNSVQEEINSGRSWENMYESVLNEKENMVKAHESVISAMKTEIDSIKTQANGFAEELEAQRNKNNELREKNWKAMEAVKTAEEKLLAKSKHDIQATNAVSQAQEKLIDEQKQFLSRLLPTAEIPTSDYGTWMSFFEKEFNKTLDNYRLTVNESASTISKLEKQVSDYKSIITDTENMLHQLESSVESEEKNWEHRMRIKEIELDEVKQDKNRLSEKNSALDESINVVKQAEEVTQDYALFILDQKRISNYMQVKLHELQEKLGSEEKEKKELLLRISQLNSLESENSKLNEELSILKSINSDMGERVAKMDLIVNSGQEALQHEQRTVLVMRDQIHNLNKTSSFSSNKTRLNRELLIQNSTEPHAENGQSLNGKSVNGGSNNNDTAQINGDTYEESIDSLNSLQNIKKKKKKRKAKKDTPKD
- the LOC121123944 gene encoding uncharacterized protein isoform X4, producing the protein MELMVLFVCLLTFLLCGAIILVVSWMGSKERSYEEAVEETKKKCVSPSAGGSAVNGSKKKKESKAKTVRAGKKGTRKEDLSEEETPKKKEEEEEEMMIEVETPSLSASAPPKEEHIPQPKAQKKSKKTQSASPKEEKRGWGEPWSVSEILCMVKKTSMDEGECQHMIDVLLNKQVGQTSTAGAWVQNSNSSSSFSASSSSSSSATSVKSLQKQLQEKESELTEWNSRVKSISDKLVQLRQELNSATIVANNSTRLMDEMRSKHEKEMSALQLSHQQSLDNRVKECTLIQSRLTTQLAKTQELENQLSQIAPTQQPTTLDASLNQEVEELKLAKSELESRITQLTSQVNQFKETENKLEEKLSTNQKISEEVSNSQNDKINELKSYIVSLEASSQASDESSNVIAKLTKTVQELSNSKKDMELKTSETQLSLDSLIISIKDKESEVARLIEENDRLSEQLASAVERPKAEGQEDNCDVNSVQEEINSGRSWENMYESVLNEKENMVKAHESVISAMKTEIDSIKTQANGFAEELEAQRNKNNELREKNWKAMEAVKTAEEKLLAKSKHDIQATNAVSQAQEKLIDEQKQFLSRLLPTAEIPTSDYGTWMSFFEKEFNKTLDNYRLTVNESASTISKLEKQVSDYKSIITDTENMLHQLESSVESEEKNWEHRMRIKEIELDEVKQDKNRLSEKNSALDESINVVKQAEEVTQDYALFILDQKRISNYMQVKLHELQEKLGSEEKEKKELLLRISQLNSLESENSKLNEELSILKSINSDMGERVAKMDLIVNSGQEALQHEQRTVLVMRDQIHNLNKTSSFSSNKTRLNRELLIQNSTEPHAENGQSLNGKSVNGGSNNNDTAQD
- the LOC121123944 gene encoding uncharacterized protein isoform X10, with the protein product MELMVLFVCLLTFLLCGAIILVVSWMGSKERSYEEAVEETKKKCVSPSAGGSAVNGSKKKKESKAKTVRAGKKGTRKEDLSEEETPKKKEEEEEEMMIEVETPSLSASAPPKEEHIPQPKAQKKSKKTQSASPKEEKRGWGEPWSVSEILCMVKKTSMDEGECQHMIDVLLNKQVGQTSTAGAWVQNSNSSSSFSASSSSSSSATSVKSLQKQLQEKESELTEWNSRVKSISDKLVQLRQELNSATIVANNSTRLMDEMRSKHEKEMSALQLSHQQSLDNRVKECTLIQSRLTTQLAKTQELENQLSQIAPTQQPTTLDASLNQEVEELKLAKSELESRITQLTSQVNQFKETENKLEEKLSTNQKISEEVSNSQNDKINELKSYIVSLEASSQASDESSNVIAKLTKTVQELSNSKKDMELKTSETQLSLDSLIISIKDKESEVARLIEENDRLSEQLASAVERPKAEGQEDNCDVNSVQEEINSGRSWENMYESVLNEKENMVKAHESVISAMKTEIDSIKTQANGFAEELEAQRNKNNELREKNWKAMEAVKTAEEKLLAKSKHDIQATNAVSQAQEKLIDEQKQFLSRLLPTAEIPTSDYGTWMSFFEKEFNKTLDNYRLTVNESASTISKLEKQVSDYKSIITDTENMLHQLESSVESEEKNWEHRMRIKEIELDEVKQDKNRLSEKNSALDESINVVKQAEENSTEPHAENGQSLNGKSVNGGSNNNDTAQD
- the LOC121123944 gene encoding uncharacterized protein isoform X9, yielding MELMVLFVCLLTFLLCGAIILVVSWMGSKERSYEEAVEETKKKCVSPSAGGSAVNGSKKKKESKAKTVRAGKKGTRKEDLSEEETPKKKEEEEEEMMIEVETPSLSASAPPKEEHIPQPKAQKKSKKTQSASPKEEKRGWGEPWSVSEILCMVKKTSMDEGECQHMIDVLLNKQVGQTSTAGAWVQNSNSSSSFSASSSSSSSATSVKSLQKQLQEKESELTEWNSRVKSISDKLVQLRQELNSATIVANNSTRLMDEMRSKHEKEMSALQLSHQQSLDNRVKECTLIQSRLTTQLAKTQELENQLSQIAPTQQPTTLDASLNQEVEELKLAKSELESRITQLTSQVNQFKETENKLEEKLSTNQKISEEVSNSQNDKINELKSYIVSLEASSQASDESSNVIAKLTKTVQELSNSKKDMELKTSETQLSLDSLIISIKDKESEVARLIEENDRLSEQLASAVERPKAEGQEDNCDVNSVQEEINSGRSWENMYESVLNEKENMVKAHESVISAMKTEIDSIKTQANGFAEELEAQRNKNNELREKNWKAMEAVKTAEEKLLAKSKHDIQATNAVSQAQEKLIDEQKQFLSRLLPTAEIPTSDYGTWMSFFEKEFNKTLDNYRLTVNESASTISKLEKQVSDYKSIITDTENMLHQLESSVESEEKNWEHRMRIKEIELDEVKQDKNRLSEKNSALDESINVVKQAEENSTEPHAENGQSLNGKSVNGGSNNNDTAQINGDTYEESIDSLNSLQNIKKKKKKRKAKKDTPKD
- the LOC121123944 gene encoding uncharacterized protein isoform X8, coding for MELMVLFVCLLTFLLCGAIILVVSWMGSKERSYEEAVEETKKKCVSPSAGGSAVNGSKKKKESKAKTVRAGKKGTRKEDLSEEETPKKKEEEEEEMMIEVETPSLSASAPPKEEHIPQPKAQKKSKKTQSASPKEEKRGWGEPWSVSEILCMVKKTSMDEGECQHMIDVLLNKQVGQTSTAGAWVQNSNSSSSFSASSSSSSSATSVKSLQKQLQEKESELTEWNSRVKSISDKLVQLRQELNSATIVANNSTRLMDEMRSKHEKEMSALQLSHQQSLDNRVKECTLIQSRLTTQLAKTQELENQLSQIAPTQQPTTLDASLNQEVEELKLAKSELESRITQLTSQVNQFKETENKLEEKLSTNQKISEEVSNSQNDKINELKSYIVSLEASSQASDESSNVIAKLTKTVQELSNSKKDMELKTSETQLSLDSLIISIKDKESEVARLIEENDRLSEQLASAVERPKAEGQEDNCDVNSVQEEINSGRSWENMYESVLNEKENMVKAHESVISAMKTEIDSIKTQANGFAEELEAQRNKNNELREKNWKAMEAVKTAEEKLLAKSKHDIQATNAVSQAQEKLIDEQKQFLSRLLPTAEIPTSDYGTWMSFFEKEFNKTLDNYRLTVNESASTISKLEKQVSDYKSIITDTENMLHQLESSVESEEKNWEHRMRIKEIELDEVKQDKNRLSEKNSALDESINVVKQAEEMQVKLHELQEKLGSEEKEKKELLLRISQLNSLESENSKLNEELSILKSINSDMGERVAKMDLIVNSGQEALQHEQRTVLVMRDQIHNLNKNSTEPHAENGQSLNGKSVNGGSNNNDTAQD
- the LOC121123944 gene encoding uncharacterized protein isoform X7; amino-acid sequence: MELMVLFVCLLTFLLCGAIILVVSWMGSKERSYEEAVEETKKKCVSPSAGGSAVNGSKKKKESKAKTVRAGKKGTRKEDLSEEETPKKKEEEEEEMMIEVETPSLSASAPPKEEHIPQPKAQKKSKKTQSASPKEEKRGWGEPWSVSEILCMVKKTSMDEGECQHMIDVLLNKQVGQTSTAGAWVQNSNSSSSFSASSSSSSSATSVKSLQKQLQEKESELTEWNSRVKSISDKLVQLRQELNSATIVANNSTRLMDEMRSKHEKEMSALQLSHQQSLDNRVKECTLIQSRLTTQLAKTQELENQLSQIAPTQQPTTLDASLNQEVEELKLAKSELESRITQLTSQVNQFKETENKLEEKLSTNQKISEEVSNSQNDKINELKSYIVSLEASSQASDESSNVIAKLTKTVQELSNSKKDMELKTSETQLSLDSLIISIKDKESEVARLIEENDRLSEQLASAVERPKAEGQEDNCDVNSVQEEINSGRSWENMYESVLNEKENMVKAHESVISAMKTEIDSIKTQANGFAEELEAQRNKNNELREKNWKAMEAVKTAEEKLLAKSKHDIQATNAVSQAQEKLIDEQKQFLSRLLPTAEIPTSDYGTWMSFFEKEFNKTLDNYRLTVNESASTISKLEKQVSDYKSIITDTENMLHQLESSVESEEKNWEHRMRIKEIELDEVKQDKNRLSEKNSALDESINVVKQAEEMQVKLHELQEKLGSEEKEKKELLLRISQLNSLESENSKLNEELSILKSINSDMGERVAKMDLIVNSGQEALQHEQRTVLVMRDQIHNLNKTSSFSSNKTRLNRELLIQNSTEPHAENGQSLNGKSVNGGSNNNDTAQD
- the LOC121123944 gene encoding uncharacterized protein isoform X3; the encoded protein is MELMVLFVCLLTFLLCGAIILVVSWMGSKERSYEEAVEETKKKCVSPSAGGSAVNGSKKKKESKAKTVRAGKKGTRKEDLSEEETPKKKEEEEEEMMIEVETPSLSASAPPKEEHIPQPKAQKKSKKTQSASPKEEKRGWGEPWSVSEILCMVKKTSMDEGECQHMIDVLLNKQVGQTSTAGAWVQNSNSSSSFSASSSSSSSATSVKSLQKQLQEKESELTEWNSRVKSISDKLVQLRQELNSATIVANNSTRLMDEMRSKHEKEMSALQLSHQQSLDNRVKECTLIQSRLTTQLAKTQELENQLSQIAPTQQPTTLDASLNQEVEELKLAKSELESRITQLTSQVNQFKETENKLEEKLSTNQKISEEVSNSQNDKINELKSYIVSLEASSQASDESSNVIAKLTKTVQELSNSKKDMELKTSETQLSLDSLIISIKDKESEVARLIEENDRLSEQLASAVERPKAEGQEDNCDVNSVQEEINSGRSWENMYESVLNEKENMVKAHESVISAMKTEIDSIKTQANGFAEELEAQRNKNNELREKNWKAMEAVKTAEEKLLAKSKHDIQATNAVSQAQEKLIDEQKQFLSRLLPTAEIPTSDYGTWMSFFEKEFNKTLDNYRLTVNESASTISKLEKQVSDYKSIITDTENMLHQLESSVESEEKNWEHRMRIKEIELDEVKQDKNRLSEKNSALDESINVVKQAEEMQVKLHELQEKLGSEEKEKKELLLRISQLNSLESENSKLNEELSILKSINSDMGERVAKMDLIVNSGQEALQHEQRTVLVMRDQIHNLNKTSSFSSNKTRLNRELLIQNSTEPHAENGQSLNGKSVNGGSNNNDTAQINGDTYEESIDSLNSLQNIKKKKKKRKAKKDTPKD
- the LOC121123944 gene encoding uncharacterized protein isoform X2, giving the protein MELMVLFVCLLTFLLCGAIILVVSWMGSKERSYEEAVEETKKKCVSPSAGGSAVNGSKKKKESKAKTVRAGKKGTRKEDLSEEETPKKKEEEEEEMMIEVETPSLSASAPPKEEHIPQPKAQKKSKKTQSASPKEEKRGWGEPWSVSEILCMVKKTSMDEGECQHMIDVLLNKQVGQTSTAGAWVQNSNSSSSFSASSSSSSSATSVKSLQKQLQEKESELTEWNSRVKSISDKLVQLRQELNSATIVANNSTRLMDEMRSKHEKEMSALQLSHQQSLDNRVKECTLIQSRLTTQLAKTQELENQLSQIAPTQQPTTLDASLNQEVEELKLAKSELESRITQLTSQVNQFKETENKLEEKLSTNQKISEEVSNSQNDKINELKSYIVSLEASSQASDESSNVIAKLTKTVQELSNSKKDMELKTSETQLSLDSLIISIKDKESEVARLIEENDRLSEQLASAVERPKAEGQEDNCDVNSVQEEINSGRSWENMYESVLNEKENMVKAHESVISAMKTEIDSIKTQANGFAEELEAQRNKNNELREKNWKAMEAVKTAEEKLLAKSKHDIQATNAVSQAQEKLIDEQKQFLSRLLPTAEIPTSDYGTWMSFFEKEFNKTLDNYRLTVNESASTISKLEKQVSDYKSIITDTENMLHQLESSVESEEKNWEHRMRIKEIELDEVKQDKNRLSEKNSALDESINVVKQAEEVTQDYALFILDQKRISNYMQVKLHELQEKLGSEEKEKKELLLRISQLNSLESENSKLNEELSILKSINSDMGERVAKMDLIVNSGQEALQHEQRTVLVMRDQIHNLNKNSTEPHAENGQSLNGKSVNGGSNNNDTAQINGDTYEESIDSLNSLQNIKKKKKKRKAKKDTPKD
- the LOC121123944 gene encoding uncharacterized protein isoform X5: MELMVLFVCLLTFLLCGAIILVVSWMGSKERSYEEAVEETKKKCVSPSAGGSAVNGSKKKKESKAKTVRAGKKGTRKEDLSEEETPKKKEEEEEEMMIEVETPSLSASAPPKEEHIPQPKAQKKSKKTQSASPKEEKRGWGEPWSVSEILCMVKKTSMDEGECQHMIDVLLNKQVGQTSTAGAWVQNSNSSSSFSASSSSSSSATSVKSLQKQLQEKESELTEWNSRVKSISDKLVQLRQELNSATIVANNSTRLMDEMRSKHEKEMSALQLSHQQSLDNRVKECTLIQSRLTTQLAKTQELENQLSQIAPTQQPTTLDASLNQEVEELKLAKSELESRITQLTSQVNQFKETENKLEEKLSTNQKISEEVSNSQNDKINELKSYIVSLEASSQASDESSNVIAKLTKTVQELSNSKKDMELKTSETQLSLDSLIISIKDKESEVARLIEENDRLSEQLASAVERPKAEGQEDNCDVNSVQEEINSGRSWENMYESVLNEKENMVKAHESVISAMKTEIDSIKTQANGFAEELEAQRNKNNELREKNWKAMEAVKTAEEKLLAKSKHDIQATNAVSQAQEKLIDEQKQFLSRLLPTAEIPTSDYGTWMSFFEKEFNKTLDNYRLTVNESASTISKLEKQVSDYKSIITDTENMLHQLESSVESEEKNWEHRMRIKEIELDEVKQDKNRLSEKNSALDESINVVKQAEEMQVKLHELQEKLGSEEKEKKELLLRISQLNSLESENSKLNEELSILKSINSDMGERVAKMDLIVNSGQEALQHEQRTVLVMRDQIHNLNKNSTEPHAENGQSLNGKSVNGGSNNNDTAQINGDTYEESIDSLNSLQNIKKKKKKRKAKKDTPKD